The region GACGTAAAGGGTACCCTTGCTGTCGAAGGCGAGGTGGTACGCGCTGATGGACGGCTCCAGGGTAGCGAAGACGAAGGTCTCTTGGCTACGCCCTTCGGAGGCCGAGCGGATCTTGAAGATGGTGCCGGACCGGTCTCCGACATAGAGGTCGCCTACCCGGTCAAAAACTATATCGGTAGCGATGCCGAGCCCCTCTGCATAAACCTGGGCGACACCAGAGCTTCCGACCTTATAGATGATGCCGTCGGCGCGAGAGCTGACGTAGAGGAGACCGTCCGGTCCGAAGGCGAGCCCGGTGGGGTTGAGGATGTTGCGGACGTATGGGCGGAGCTCGTGGGTCTTGCCCTCCGGGGCGGGGGGGATGCGGAAGATGGAGACGGGGGTTTGCTGGCCGCGGGAGCCGGAGAGGGTGGCGTAGACGGTGCCGGTGGCGTCTACGGTGGGGTTGGCGACCGGGTGTAGGTTCTCTGCCATGGGGACGGCGATGCGGACCGGCAGGGCGTTGGAGTGGATGCCGTCCTTGGTGGCGAAGACCTGGCCGGGAAGGATGCCTTCGGGAACCCGGACGATGACCTGCGTGGAGCGAGCCAGCTCTACGTGGGCCGTGACGCCGGCGATCTCTACTTCTACTCCGGGGCCTAGATCGTTGCCGGTGAGGTGGAGTTCGCCGCCGGGCATGACGGCGTGCGGGGCGGCTTGGGTCAGGGTCGGCATGGTGTCGGTTTCTCCTTCCTAAGGATAGATGAGCAGGGCGGCATGGCCTATGGCCAGGGCAATGAGACCGGCGGCTACGTCGTCCAGCATGATGCCGGTGCCGCCGTGGAGGCGTTCCAGGTTGCGGACGGGTGGTGGCTTGGTGATGTCGAAAAGACGGAAGAGCAGGAGGGCCAGCAGGGCGTGGGGCCAGTCGGCCGGGATGGCGATGAGGGCGAAGATCTGGCCGGCTACCTCGTCGATGACGACGTGGCCGGGGTCTTCGCGGCCGGACTCGCGGGCTACGATCGTCGCGGCTGGGATGCCGATGGCTGTGGCTGCGAGGGCGGCGATGAGCGTGCCTATGGTCTGGTGCAGCGGGCTCGGGTGCAGCAGGTGGATCGAGCCGAACCAGAGGATGGCTGCGGCGACGGAGCCGTAGGTGCCGGGGCCGGGCTTCATGAGGCCGGCTCCGAAGAAGGTTCCTACTGCCCATGCCCAGAGGGTCTTTTTGCCCTCGAGGGCGCGGAGGTTCATCGGCGTCTGCTTTGCCACTAGCGGTCGCCGTCTTCGTTGGTGCTCGACTGCCCGCGGTGCTGGAGGCCTTCGAGTTCGTCGAGGAGGTCCGGGTCGTGGACGGGGGAGGAGATGACGTAGCCTCCGGAGGCCCACTTTCCGAGATCGAGGATGCGGCAGCGGTCGGAGCAGAATGGGAAGTCGGGGTCGGTGGCTAACACCACCTTGCGACAGGTGGGGCAGAAGAGGGCTTTGGGATTGGGCATGACGTTATTCCAGGATGCGTGCGACTACGTCGTAGTCGTGGGATTCGGTGATTTCGGCTCGGTAGAAGGTGCCGGGGACCAGCTCTTCGTGGGGGCCAAAGTCGTTGATGAAGACCTTGCCGTCGATCTCCGGGGCGTGGAGGCTGGTGCGGCCTTCCCAGAGGAGGTCGGTCTCTTCGGAGGGGCCTTCGACGAGGAGGTCGATCTCGCGGCCTACCCACTTGAGCTTCTCCGTGGTGCTGATCTTCTGCTGGAGCTTCATCAGCTTGCGGCGGCGGGCCTGGATGGTGCGGTTCGGGACCTTGGTGTCATCGGGGAGCTCGAAGGCCTTGGCACCCTCTTCGTCGGAGTAGGTGAAGACGCCGAGCCAGTCGATCCTGGCGGCTTTGACGAAGTCTTCGAGCAGCTTGTAGTCGGCTTCGGTCTCGCCGGGGAAGCCTACGATGAAGCTGGTGCGGATGACGATGCCGGGGACGATCTGGCGGGCCTTGGCGATGAGGTTCAGGAAGATCTGGGCGTTGCCGCCGCGCTTCATCGTCTTGAGGACGTTGGGGCTGGCGTGCTGGAGGGGGACGTCCAGGTACTTGGAGATGGTGTCGTGGCGGGCCATCGTCTCCAACAGGCGGGTGGTGACCTTGTTGGGGTAGGTGTAGAGGAAGCGGAGCCAGCGGAGGCCGGGGAGGACGGCGAGGCCGTCGAGTAGCTGGGCCAAGCCTTCCTTGAGGCCGAGGTCTTCTCCGTAGCAGGTAGTGTCCTGGCCGATGAGGGTGATCTCGCGCACGCCCTGAGCGATGAGGTTCTGGGCCTCCGCGATGATGCTGCCCATGCGGCGGGAGCGGAACTTGCCGCGCAGCTGGGGGATGATGCAGAAGCTACAGGGGTGATCGCAGCCTTCGGCGATTTTTATATAGGCGGAGGCCCGGGGGGTGGTGAGGATGCGGGGGGTGGCGTCGTTGTAGAGGTACTCGGGGAGGGCGGCGGTGGCACCGTCCCAGGACTCGCGGGAGAAGCGGCCCTGCTGCTGGCGGAGGTCGCCTTCGGGGCGGCTGGTGTTGCCGGGGTCGATTCCGCGCTGGATGTGGTCGCCGGTGTGGGCGAGGGGCTCGTCTCCGTGTGTGGTGCCGGTTTCGGCGAGGGACTGGACGATGCGGAGTTGAGGGGCTATGTGGCCCTCTACCTCTGGGCGGGAGTGCTGGTTGACGGCGCTGGGGGCGCGGTGGACCAGTTGCTGGGTGACCGTGGTCTCGTTGACCAGGTTGCCTTCGAGGAGGGCGCGGTCGGTTTGGGTGTGGGACTCGATGGAGGGCTGGTTGAAGTCCTGGGGG is a window of Granulicella tundricola MP5ACTX9 DNA encoding:
- a CDS encoding cell surface receptor IPT/TIG domain protein, whose protein sequence is MPTLTQAAPHAVMPGGELHLTGNDLGPGVEVEIAGVTAHVELARSTQVIVRVPEGILPGQVFATKDGIHSNALPVRIAVPMAENLHPVANPTVDATGTVYATLSGSRGQQTPVSIFRIPPAPEGKTHELRPYVRNILNPTGLAFGPDGLLYVSSRADGIIYKVGSSGVAQVYAEGLGIATDIVFDRVGDLYVGDRSGTIFKIRSASEGRSQETFVFATLEPSISAYHLAFDSKGTLYVTGPTTASHQIIHAIDHAGSASVFYRGLGRAQGMAFDTGDNLYVAASLAGNRGIVRITPSGAADLVVSGANLIGLCFLPDGRAALATRDAIYEVELGIQGLALLP
- a CDS encoding phosphatidylglycerophosphatase A family protein, yielding MNLRALEGKKTLWAWAVGTFFGAGLMKPGPGTYGSVAAAILWFGSIHLLHPSPLHQTIGTLIAALAATAIGIPAATIVARESGREDPGHVVIDEVAGQIFALIAIPADWPHALLALLLFRLFDITKPPPVRNLERLHGGTGIMLDDVAAGLIALAIGHAALLIYP
- a CDS encoding DNA gyrase inhibitor YacG, which gives rise to MPNPKALFCPTCRKVVLATDPDFPFCSDRCRILDLGKWASGGYVISSPVHDPDLLDELEGLQHRGQSSTNEDGDR
- the rimO gene encoding 30S ribosomal protein S12 methylthiotransferase RimO is translated as MPSAVLDPAISAPSKPKVGFVSLGCPKNLVDSEVMMGLLHHNGAELTPRAEDAEIIVINTCSFIDSAKQESVNTILEMVQHKQKNGGKAQRIIVAGCLVERYRDEIQKNIPEVDAVVGTGELEAILAAAGLTPTSNSPFNILPQDFNQPSIESHTQTDRALLEGNLVNETTVTQQLVHRAPSAVNQHSRPEVEGHIAPQLRIVQSLAETGTTHGDEPLAHTGDHIQRGIDPGNTSRPEGDLRQQQGRFSRESWDGATAALPEYLYNDATPRILTTPRASAYIKIAEGCDHPCSFCIIPQLRGKFRSRRMGSIIAEAQNLIAQGVREITLIGQDTTCYGEDLGLKEGLAQLLDGLAVLPGLRWLRFLYTYPNKVTTRLLETMARHDTISKYLDVPLQHASPNVLKTMKRGGNAQIFLNLIAKARQIVPGIVIRTSFIVGFPGETEADYKLLEDFVKAARIDWLGVFTYSDEEGAKAFELPDDTKVPNRTIQARRRKLMKLQQKISTTEKLKWVGREIDLLVEGPSEETDLLWEGRTSLHAPEIDGKVFINDFGPHEELVPGTFYRAEITESHDYDVVARILE